One segment of Mycolicibacterium neworleansense DNA contains the following:
- a CDS encoding single-stranded DNA-binding protein → MFETPFTIVGNIITDPVRRRFGDQELYKFRVASNSRRRTPDGNWEHGNSLYVTVNCWGNLATGTSASLMKGDAVIVVGHVHTDEYEDKEGVRRSSVEVRATAVGPDLSRCTAKVAPLPKPSAGPVLESDPVAGDEPETEPDEGDLPLSA, encoded by the coding sequence ATGTTCGAAACCCCGTTCACGATCGTGGGCAACATCATCACCGACCCCGTCCGGCGGCGATTCGGCGATCAGGAGCTTTACAAGTTCCGGGTGGCCAGCAACTCGCGGCGCCGCACGCCCGACGGCAACTGGGAGCACGGCAACTCGCTCTACGTCACGGTCAACTGCTGGGGAAATCTCGCCACCGGCACCAGCGCCTCTCTGATGAAGGGCGACGCCGTGATCGTGGTCGGGCATGTCCACACCGATGAGTACGAGGACAAAGAGGGTGTGCGCCGGTCCTCGGTGGAGGTGCGGGCCACCGCGGTCGGGCCCGATCTGTCCCGCTGCACGGCCAAGGTCGCGCCGTTGCCGAAGCCGTCGGCCGGCCCGGTGCTCGAGTCCGACCCCGTCGCCGGCGACGAGCCCGAAACCGAGCCCGACGAGGGCGACCTGCCACTGTCGGCCTAG